In a single window of the uncultured Dysgonomonas sp. genome:
- a CDS encoding FecR domain-containing protein, whose protein sequence is MTLKVKNDRVTDDAWNALYKRFDEDGLLPATDNKPKRGVLHSTAMKWIAVAAVACICIISALVIRNMNTGDLKMYTLHNEENAPTLVTTLEDGSVVYLNQQTSIEYPVHFEKDRRKVSMQGDAFFEISKNRERPFFIETANARIEVLGTAFNVVSKDKDSFSLSVKHGEVKVTLKQSGQSTHVKAGETVLLDSDNLQKTISPDKGKFDGYLKQIHFKDERLTDVIRIINMNSESTQLSVSPHLGDRLLTVTFSDNTPATMAELICLALNLKYTQSDNIITIEDIKN, encoded by the coding sequence ATGACTTTGAAAGTAAAAAACGATAGAGTGACCGACGATGCATGGAACGCATTGTATAAGCGTTTCGATGAAGACGGATTACTACCCGCCACGGACAACAAACCTAAACGGGGCGTATTACATTCTACAGCAATGAAATGGATTGCAGTTGCTGCCGTGGCATGCATCTGTATCATTTCCGCACTGGTTATCCGCAATATGAATACAGGTGATCTGAAAATGTATACGTTGCACAACGAAGAAAATGCACCCACCCTGGTCACTACACTCGAAGACGGATCTGTCGTTTATCTCAACCAACAGACATCTATCGAATACCCGGTTCATTTCGAAAAAGATCGCAGAAAGGTGTCGATGCAGGGAGATGCGTTTTTCGAAATCAGTAAAAACCGCGAACGCCCGTTCTTCATCGAAACCGCAAACGCCCGGATAGAAGTATTGGGTACTGCATTCAATGTAGTAAGTAAAGACAAAGATTCATTCTCTCTATCGGTAAAACACGGGGAAGTAAAAGTGACTTTGAAGCAAAGTGGCCAAAGTACTCATGTAAAAGCGGGCGAAACAGTATTGCTGGATTCTGACAACCTGCAAAAAACAATATCACCCGACAAAGGGAAATTTGACGGTTATCTGAAACAGATCCATTTCAAAGACGAACGGCTGACTGATGTGATCCGTATCATAAATATGAATTCGGAATCTACTCAATTAAGTGTTTCTCCTCATCTCGGAGACAGATTACTCACCGTGACATTCTCAGACAATACACCGGCTACAATGGCCGAATTGATATGTCTGGCTTTGAATCTGAAATATACACAATCGGATAATATTATTACGATAGAGGACATTAAAAACTAG
- a CDS encoding MmcQ/YjbR family DNA-binding protein: protein MNIEEFREYCLSIKGCSESLPFLGHNVLVFKVMGKMFTYIPLQPKDGIFRADLKCDPEKSIELREKYEGVTETDFKTPLWNLVTLESDVPDQLIRDLIQHSVDEVIKKLPKKKRDEYLGL, encoded by the coding sequence ATGAATATTGAAGAATTTAGGGAATATTGCCTATCAATAAAGGGATGTAGCGAATCGTTACCTTTTCTGGGACATAATGTTTTGGTTTTTAAAGTGATGGGCAAAATGTTTACATATATTCCATTGCAACCTAAAGATGGCATATTTAGAGCTGATCTTAAATGTGATCCCGAAAAATCAATTGAGCTGCGTGAAAAATACGAAGGGGTAACCGAAACCGATTTCAAAACTCCTTTGTGGAATCTGGTGACACTCGAAAGCGATGTCCCTGACCAGTTGATCAGGGATTTAATTCAACATTCGGTAGATGAAGTGATAAAAAAACTTCCCAAAAAGAAACGGGATGAATATCTCGGATTATAA
- a CDS encoding DUF5698 domain-containing protein, producing MFTIFETYPWLLPLMIFFGRICDVTLGTLRIIFVSKGERYKAPIVGFFEVFIWVVIISQIFAHANSIIAYVAYAAGYAAGNYVGILVENRIAFGYQLLRVYTKKDVPELIKDLNKQNIGATFVKGEGAVSQVHIIEIVISRKSLDEVVAMITRFDADAFYLVEDIRYKKKGIFAMNKWSNRTIAASKRK from the coding sequence ATGTTTACAATTTTCGAAACTTACCCCTGGCTATTGCCCCTGATGATTTTTTTCGGCCGTATTTGTGATGTAACCCTTGGTACCTTACGTATCATTTTCGTATCGAAAGGTGAAAGATATAAGGCTCCTATCGTGGGTTTCTTCGAAGTATTCATCTGGGTGGTAATTATATCTCAGATATTTGCTCATGCCAACAGTATCATAGCATATGTGGCCTATGCTGCCGGATACGCTGCCGGGAACTATGTGGGAATATTGGTTGAGAACCGTATCGCATTCGGCTATCAGCTATTGAGAGTGTATACAAAGAAAGATGTTCCGGAATTGATAAAAGATCTCAATAAACAAAATATAGGGGCAACCTTCGTAAAAGGTGAAGGTGCCGTCTCTCAGGTACATATTATTGAGATAGTTATCAGCCGTAAGTCTCTCGATGAAGTGGTGGCAATGATTACCCGCTTCGATGCTGATGCATTCTATCTGGTAGAAGATATCCGCTATAAGAAGAAAGGTATATTCGCCATGAACAAATGGAGTAACAGAACAATTGCTGCCAGTAAGAGAAAATGA
- a CDS encoding 5'(3')-deoxyribonucleotidase: MKQQLLVDMDGVLADVYSQFLKLEFEELGIKQSLKDLEGVLEMKAFAYAEKYVRTKGFFRNAPTIEGSVEGLKYLNDKYNMLIVSSATEFPDSLSEKLYWLNEHYPFITWEQMIFCGKKDSVKGDIMLDDHFKNLDYFEGKTVLFTQPHNAKMDNGRHIRANNWNEVVSIL; this comes from the coding sequence ATGAAACAGCAACTATTAGTAGACATGGACGGCGTACTGGCCGACGTATATTCCCAGTTTCTCAAACTCGAGTTTGAGGAGCTGGGTATAAAACAATCTTTGAAGGATCTGGAAGGGGTATTGGAAATGAAAGCATTTGCCTATGCTGAAAAATATGTACGTACAAAAGGATTTTTTCGCAATGCGCCCACTATAGAGGGAAGCGTGGAAGGATTGAAATACCTGAACGACAAATACAACATGCTGATAGTATCCTCGGCAACTGAATTTCCTGACAGCCTGAGTGAAAAACTGTACTGGCTCAACGAGCATTACCCGTTCATAACATGGGAACAGATGATTTTTTGCGGCAAAAAGGATTCAGTAAAAGGAGATATTATGCTCGACGACCACTTCAAAAACCTTGACTACTTTGAAGGAAAAACGGTATTATTTACGCAGCCGCACAATGCAAAGATGGATAATGGGAGGCATATAAGGGCTAATAACTGGAATGAAGTAGTGAGTATACTATAA
- a CDS encoding methyltransferase domain-containing protein gives MEKNKLYKFWDRVSGWSKAESASNSALVKCINSKFGIHIKPDDTVLDFGCGTGTITLRIARNANKVYGVDISGGMLERAEINRKNQNIGNAFFFKITILDEMFHGVLFQVITTFNVLQYIENRNALFKRFYKLLEPQGTLIVAVPCFGNMNSLSILLVKLLRFIRIIPETYYFSIDEIEKEITGAGLNIIERINLSDLPEWLIVARKI, from the coding sequence ATGGAGAAGAATAAATTATATAAGTTCTGGGACAGGGTATCCGGCTGGAGCAAAGCAGAGAGCGCCTCGAACTCTGCCTTGGTAAAATGCATAAACAGTAAATTCGGAATACATATCAAGCCTGATGATACCGTTCTTGATTTCGGATGCGGAACAGGAACAATAACTCTCCGCATAGCGAGAAATGCGAATAAAGTATATGGGGTAGACATATCCGGAGGAATGTTGGAACGGGCAGAAATAAACCGGAAAAATCAAAATATAGGTAATGCCTTTTTCTTTAAAATAACAATATTGGACGAGATGTTTCATGGTGTTCTTTTTCAGGTTATTACCACCTTTAACGTTTTACAATATATAGAAAACAGAAATGCATTATTTAAGCGGTTTTACAAGTTACTGGAGCCGCAAGGAACGTTGATTGTCGCAGTTCCCTGTTTTGGTAATATGAACTCTCTTTCCATTTTATTAGTGAAACTTTTGAGGTTTATTCGTATTATACCCGAAACTTATTATTTTAGTATTGATGAAATTGAGAAAGAAATAACCGGCGCCGGCTTAAATATTATAGAACGTATTAATTTGTCGGATTTACCGGAGTGGCTGATTGTTGCAAGGAAAATATAG
- a CDS encoding carboxypeptidase-like regulatory domain-containing protein: MKTIYLKTAQLILAVLISVACIPLQAQNMSANYVTISGVVKDKNSNKKLEYVSISVPGTNIGTITNTDGVFSIKLSNALEAKTLEISHIGYRNMKFPINSEDIGHEVTIYLTPNVNLLKDVVVQAVDAQKLIEEAIHKIGDNNSAEVNMLTGFYRETIRKRRNYINISEAILDIYKTPYTQDIAGDRVQVYKGRKLISPKPNDTLIVKFQGGPNLSTFMDVVKNPELFLDINALGIYRYTMEESVMIDERPHYVVSFNPQVVLPYALHYGKLYIDKQSLTFSRAEFSLSMDDKNKATQAILRKKPFKMHFKPEEVSFLVTYKQQNGRSYLNYVWSEVKFKCDLKRRLFSTGYTIVSEMVVTDRKSGNINKIPFKQSFGQNQVLSEKVQNFYDPNFWEDYNIIEPTESLENAVSKLRKQQN, from the coding sequence ATGAAAACAATATACTTAAAAACCGCACAACTGATCCTTGCCGTTCTCATATCCGTTGCATGTATTCCATTACAGGCACAGAATATGTCGGCAAACTACGTTACTATAAGTGGTGTAGTGAAGGACAAGAACTCGAATAAGAAACTTGAATATGTCAGCATTTCCGTTCCGGGAACCAATATCGGTACTATAACCAATACTGATGGCGTATTCTCTATCAAACTCAGCAATGCGCTGGAAGCTAAAACACTGGAGATATCACACATTGGATACCGCAACATGAAGTTCCCTATCAATAGTGAAGACATAGGACATGAAGTAACTATATACCTCACCCCGAATGTAAATCTACTGAAAGATGTTGTAGTACAAGCTGTTGACGCCCAAAAACTGATAGAAGAAGCTATCCATAAAATCGGAGACAACAATAGTGCAGAAGTAAATATGCTTACAGGCTTCTATCGCGAAACGATAAGGAAGAGACGAAACTATATAAATATATCGGAGGCAATACTAGATATATATAAGACGCCTTATACGCAAGACATTGCGGGCGATAGAGTGCAGGTCTACAAAGGGCGAAAACTGATAAGCCCGAAGCCAAACGATACACTGATCGTAAAGTTTCAGGGAGGGCCAAATCTTTCTACATTTATGGACGTGGTAAAAAATCCGGAATTGTTTCTGGATATAAATGCACTGGGTATATATAGATACACTATGGAAGAATCGGTTATGATAGACGAACGTCCTCATTATGTGGTCAGTTTCAATCCGCAGGTTGTACTTCCATATGCACTGCACTACGGCAAACTCTATATAGATAAGCAAAGCCTGACATTCTCCCGCGCCGAATTCAGTCTCAGCATGGATGACAAGAATAAGGCCACACAGGCAATATTGAGAAAGAAACCGTTCAAGATGCATTTCAAACCCGAAGAAGTATCATTTCTGGTAACATATAAGCAGCAAAACGGAAGAAGCTACCTGAACTATGTATGGAGTGAAGTAAAGTTTAAATGTGACCTGAAACGCCGCCTGTTCTCTACCGGCTATACTATCGTTTCTGAAATGGTAGTGACCGACCGCAAAAGTGGAAATATAAACAAAATTCCTTTTAAACAATCATTCGGGCAAAATCAGGTATTATCTGAAAAGGTACAGAATTTTTACGACCCTAACTTCTGGGAAGATTATAATATCATAGAGCCTACCGAATCATTGGAAAACGCAGTCTCTAAGTTGAGAAAACAACAGAATTAA
- a CDS encoding RNA polymerase sigma-70 factor: MINDLFVLKKIKEGDIKAFEGVFRQYYAPLCLYGLSITGRKDVAEEIVQELFYVWWKDRDNIQILRSVKNYLYGAVHNQSLQYLEHLSVQERHRKKVLSKEKEEQDTTPHQQLEYKELEEVINRTLKQLPDRRLKIFRMHRMEGKKYKEIAETLSVSVKTIEAEMTKVYRLLRQEIEKYTHII; encoded by the coding sequence ATGATTAACGACTTATTCGTACTGAAAAAAATAAAAGAGGGGGATATAAAGGCTTTCGAAGGAGTCTTCCGCCAATACTATGCCCCTCTTTGCCTGTACGGATTAAGCATAACCGGACGCAAAGATGTAGCAGAAGAAATCGTGCAGGAACTATTCTACGTATGGTGGAAAGACAGGGATAACATCCAAATTCTGCGCTCGGTAAAGAATTACCTCTATGGAGCAGTGCATAACCAATCGCTGCAATATCTGGAACACCTCAGTGTACAGGAGCGACACAGAAAAAAAGTACTGTCGAAAGAAAAAGAAGAACAGGATACGACACCCCATCAGCAACTCGAATACAAGGAGCTGGAAGAAGTGATAAACCGCACCCTGAAACAATTACCCGACCGCAGACTGAAAATATTCAGGATGCACCGCATGGAGGGCAAAAAATATAAGGAAATAGCCGAAACCCTTTCCGTATCGGTGAAGACAATAGAGGCCGAGATGACAAAAGTATACCGGCTGCTACGACAGGAAATAGAAAAATATACACATATAATATGA
- a CDS encoding DUF1573 domain-containing protein, with product MYKKGYIILILILATGISACVDIKNKKTTLEIVDNNRHYYPILQGPELDMVFVIKNVGEVPFMLSDIFTSCGCLVPDKSAIEAIPPGKEGKLILKYNTTKNIGYVEHYVTLYGNLTTLDKAEIKFDVHVVPNSLNTRDYEELYLENKNREKDEDEDDVSNEGNKGYYIDSKTDQ from the coding sequence ATGTATAAAAAAGGCTATATAATTCTGATCCTGATCCTGGCTACTGGTATTTCAGCTTGTGTGGATATTAAAAATAAAAAGACAACTTTGGAAATCGTAGATAATAACAGACATTATTACCCGATTCTTCAAGGACCCGAACTGGATATGGTTTTTGTAATAAAAAATGTGGGGGAGGTACCTTTTATGTTATCAGATATTTTTACATCTTGTGGCTGTCTGGTACCTGACAAATCTGCTATTGAAGCTATTCCTCCGGGAAAAGAAGGTAAGTTGATATTGAAATACAATACCACCAAGAATATTGGATATGTGGAGCATTACGTTACTCTTTATGGTAATCTTACAACCTTGGATAAAGCCGAAATAAAATTTGATGTGCATGTAGTTCCTAACTCTTTGAATACAAGAGATTATGAAGAACTATATCTGGAAAACAAGAATAGAGAGAAGGATGAAGATGAGGATGATGTGAGCAATGAAGGGAATAAGGGGTATTACATAGATTCAAAAACAGATCAGTAA
- a CDS encoding carboxypeptidase-like regulatory domain-containing protein, translating into MEKAVENAFHRFSALLLFLFIITALQAEDGSVLSREVKLSKSKGTIYQLLKQVSDQSGYLFIYDSQIIDNDKVVKLKKGKYTVREAIYAITEDNTLRINIVGNHILLRKDNDVKRIKAVQSTAPEQVKTTPEGKHLKISGILYDRITDEPVIYASVSINFTTIGTITNQNGEFQLTIPDSLQQSIVKFSHVGYQNQEIEASLLENQHVRISLDPKIISLQEIVIRVVNPLDVLQKMEEQAEKNYSSKPVYMTTFYREGTEYKNKNIDLTESVIQIYKTGYKSNVRNDQTKLIKMRRIVNRQTEDTLFTKMKSGVYSSLTLDIIKESPDFLNFQNGSPYQYTHTDISVIDNRRVNVISFEQLPYNDEPLFKGQLYIDAENYALVEARFEVNPKYVYKATNWYIERLAPNIKLTLQEVKYIVSYRPADDGKYYVSHVRGDLKFKVRKKNRWFSAPLHLWFEMVNCKTETENVKGFSRRDRLSPHKILSDTKYRYDRNFWGHFNIILPEEKLKETILNSLNEITETTSSED; encoded by the coding sequence ATGGAAAAAGCGGTTGAAAATGCATTTCATCGTTTTTCTGCCTTGTTATTATTCCTATTTATAATAACAGCATTACAGGCAGAGGACGGGAGCGTGCTTAGCCGCGAAGTAAAACTGTCGAAAAGCAAAGGAACTATATACCAGTTGCTGAAACAGGTATCGGATCAGTCGGGCTATTTATTCATATACGACAGCCAGATAATAGACAACGATAAGGTAGTAAAGTTAAAGAAAGGCAAATATACCGTCCGTGAAGCTATTTATGCCATCACCGAAGACAATACGCTAAGAATAAATATTGTAGGCAACCATATCCTGTTGAGAAAAGACAATGATGTAAAACGAATAAAAGCGGTACAGTCAACAGCTCCGGAACAAGTAAAAACCACACCCGAAGGCAAACACCTGAAAATTAGCGGCATATTATATGACCGCATCACCGATGAGCCTGTCATTTATGCGTCGGTAAGCATCAATTTCACTACTATAGGGACAATTACCAATCAGAATGGCGAATTTCAACTTACAATACCCGATTCACTACAGCAGTCCATAGTGAAATTTTCGCATGTGGGGTATCAGAATCAGGAGATAGAAGCATCTTTACTCGAAAACCAACATGTAAGAATATCGCTCGACCCTAAAATAATATCATTGCAGGAAATCGTAATACGGGTGGTAAATCCATTAGATGTACTCCAAAAGATGGAAGAGCAGGCAGAAAAGAACTATTCGTCCAAACCAGTGTATATGACTACATTTTACCGCGAAGGAACCGAATATAAGAACAAGAATATAGACCTTACCGAATCGGTAATCCAGATATATAAAACAGGCTACAAAAGCAATGTTAGAAACGACCAGACCAAATTGATAAAAATGCGCCGTATCGTAAACCGGCAAACAGAAGATACATTATTCACCAAAATGAAATCGGGAGTTTATTCAAGTCTTACACTGGATATAATAAAAGAATCGCCGGACTTCCTCAATTTCCAAAATGGTTCGCCATACCAATATACGCATACTGATATCAGCGTGATCGACAATAGGCGGGTCAATGTTATTTCATTTGAACAGCTACCCTATAATGATGAACCTCTATTCAAAGGGCAACTATATATAGATGCGGAGAATTATGCACTGGTAGAAGCCCGTTTCGAAGTAAACCCGAAATATGTGTATAAAGCTACCAACTGGTATATAGAACGGTTGGCGCCAAATATAAAGCTGACTTTGCAAGAGGTAAAATACATTGTTTCGTACCGCCCTGCCGACGATGGCAAATATTATGTAAGCCATGTAAGAGGTGATCTTAAATTCAAAGTCAGGAAAAAGAACCGATGGTTCAGTGCCCCGCTCCATCTGTGGTTCGAAATGGTAAACTGTAAAACAGAGACTGAAAATGTAAAAGGATTTAGCCGGAGAGACCGCTTATCACCTCACAAAATATTGTCGGATACAAAATATCGGTACGACAGAAATTTTTGGGGACATTTCAATATTATCCTGCCCGAAGAAAAACTGAAAGAAACGATACTCAACAGTCTGAACGAGATTACCGAAACTACTTCAAGCGAAGATTAA
- a CDS encoding pirin family protein — protein sequence MKVIKIEEMEFQLQVKNPFIVCFHHKDLFPKGNGKMEPAYYLESRRIGEDFDHNAPWRMYYGDTVPGFPVHPHRGFETITVVTEGFVDHFDSKGSKGRYGQGDVQWMTAGAGIQHSEMFPILSETEDNPMELFQIWLNLPRKDKFATPAYKMLWNEQIPVIEEKDANGHISNIKVIAGNYKNIQSPDPLPASWAYNKDNHVNIWLITMQPEAEITIPKASPTLNRMLYLYEGSEMDIEGQQLTVNHCAELNGNENIVLKNGTIESRLLLLEGEPIRESVATYGPFVMNTRNEIEQAVADYEATHFGGWQWYSPGPVNKSGDGRFADYENGKQVEKP from the coding sequence ATGAAAGTAATAAAAATAGAAGAAATGGAATTTCAGTTACAAGTAAAAAATCCCTTTATTGTATGTTTCCATCACAAAGATCTTTTCCCGAAAGGAAACGGAAAAATGGAACCCGCTTATTATCTCGAAAGCCGGAGAATCGGTGAAGACTTCGACCACAATGCCCCGTGGCGTATGTATTATGGTGACACTGTCCCGGGATTTCCTGTTCATCCTCACCGCGGATTTGAGACAATAACGGTAGTAACAGAGGGTTTTGTTGACCATTTCGACTCCAAAGGCTCTAAAGGCCGTTACGGACAGGGCGATGTACAGTGGATGACGGCGGGAGCCGGTATTCAGCATTCCGAGATGTTTCCCATACTATCCGAAACCGAAGATAATCCGATGGAACTCTTTCAGATCTGGCTCAACCTGCCCCGAAAAGATAAATTTGCAACCCCTGCTTATAAAATGCTTTGGAACGAGCAAATCCCCGTTATAGAGGAAAAGGACGCAAATGGACATATAAGCAACATAAAAGTGATAGCCGGAAACTATAAAAATATACAATCGCCCGACCCCTTGCCTGCATCCTGGGCTTATAATAAAGATAATCATGTAAACATATGGCTGATAACGATGCAGCCGGAAGCAGAAATCACCATTCCGAAGGCATCGCCAACACTCAACCGTATGCTTTACCTCTATGAAGGTAGTGAAATGGACATAGAAGGGCAACAGCTTACTGTAAACCATTGTGCCGAACTTAACGGGAATGAAAATATCGTATTGAAGAACGGCACAATCGAAAGTCGGTTATTACTACTTGAAGGTGAGCCGATCCGTGAGTCGGTAGCGACATATGGCCCTTTTGTGATGAATACCCGAAATGAAATAGAACAGGCAGTTGCCGACTATGAGGCTACACACTTCGGCGGGTGGCAATGGTATAGCCCCGGGCCTGTAAATAAAAGTGGAGACGGACGTTTTGCCGATTATGAGAATGGCAAACAAGTGGAGAAACCTTGA
- a CDS encoding SIMPL domain-containing protein (The SIMPL domain is named for its presence in mouse protein SIMPL (signalling molecule that associates with mouse pelle-like kinase). Bacterial member BP26, from Brucella, was shown to assemble into a channel-like structure, while YggE from E. coli has been associated with resistance to oxidative stress.), which yields MKKIMMLTALLCASFMVYSQTSEDPKIPFIEVVGSAEMEVEPDEIRLSVIIGNYVGAKKVRDNVSLDEADRKLRSILSEVGVKDNQIILKDAATNNYWVYYWQTQKHMDEARVEKKYEIVLTTTGQLDRLLNLIPGPKEGFIKVNIAELKNKDITEYRKQVKIMAIKAAQEKAGYLLESVGNKAGRPIYVLEMDEENVMRPQPHQERFYMSNTLMLNEDANNDADASQMQKIKLAYKIKARFEIL from the coding sequence ATGAAAAAGATTATGATGTTGACAGCATTGTTATGCGCATCCTTTATGGTTTATTCCCAAACAAGTGAAGATCCGAAAATCCCTTTTATAGAAGTTGTAGGAAGTGCCGAAATGGAAGTTGAGCCCGACGAGATCAGATTGTCGGTAATAATCGGTAACTATGTCGGTGCTAAAAAGGTACGTGATAATGTCTCTCTCGATGAGGCAGATCGTAAATTGAGATCTATCCTTTCGGAAGTCGGCGTTAAGGATAATCAGATAATATTGAAAGATGCAGCCACTAATAATTATTGGGTATATTACTGGCAAACGCAGAAGCATATGGACGAAGCGCGGGTAGAAAAGAAATATGAAATCGTACTTACCACTACCGGTCAGTTGGACAGATTACTAAACCTCATACCGGGGCCCAAAGAGGGCTTTATAAAAGTAAATATTGCAGAACTTAAAAATAAAGATATCACCGAATATCGCAAACAAGTGAAAATAATGGCGATAAAAGCAGCTCAGGAAAAAGCCGGATACCTATTGGAAAGCGTAGGCAATAAAGCCGGACGTCCGATCTATGTTTTGGAAATGGATGAAGAAAATGTAATGAGACCACAACCACATCAGGAACGTTTTTATATGAGCAATACTCTGATGTTAAATGAGGACGCGAATAATGATGCCGATGCTTCCCAAATGCAAAAAATCAAGTTAGCATATAAGATTAAAGCCCGTTTCGAGATATTATAA